One Scylla paramamosain isolate STU-SP2022 chromosome 6, ASM3559412v1, whole genome shotgun sequence DNA segment encodes these proteins:
- the LOC135101445 gene encoding insulin-like growth factor 1 receptor isoform X2, with translation MNPATTADAERLRSLSGEGRRDGRTRFAQLAPGMRALVTALVLVVMLVVVVTMLVAGRNKLHRLLATTNQHGADFDKTCGSVEVTGDQTFLENYVSCVTIEGNLRIQLIEYNETQPLVGLPNLIQVTGYVIIYQLSYLRTLRHLLPRLAVIRGRELFHGYSLVIYGNIFLQEPNLWNLTHVLSGAVRVEKNLCSGPPNRWDLLSPSPALNVVQDYGLCIYPMCEEQRDCANVTTALHTYCTTHGGCYQGPQCHEECVGGCHALHDPDACVACRNYRDGHTCVPECSRSAANKVHHLDYRCIRENECAKEPWKVEREVGPQGTERLVCVRCNDNCYGTCRGTKVTTANLGRQLRKCQQLKGNLEIIVSGGANLMQQLEENLGQLKVVTGYLKVYGCDTLFSLNFLSNLEKIGGEDLVHGRYALYVLDNEKLRELWDWEHRNHSLEITRGMLFFQYNPSLCRGLIRELAIRAQVTQADRVHVSHAEDSAPCYTSDLEVRCIPLKHGRLEVFWKYHYHGRDYRFVIGYYLYYREAPEKVTLYQGRDACNDNMVWERVFREYERDKECVVGVDNLKPYTQYAVYVDVYYIDAVKNASRSSIQYITTQVGKPSPVRELKATSQKGTSAQFLSWREPAVPNGPLKVYEVKYGRLKLSRPHLQPEGRDVCVDSKDEPQNKTRPSVHEGGEENKVTRCCACPGSAASLSKEDRRFDHQFDVHFETFMWQSLLCKSLSKPPAQRLNYSTAGEALRNVSDITPMVASAGTASTAAKEQNIPRQRKRRSTVHQSAETQVRTDKHMSDKQRKEEEKKNKYKKVEHEECEISADTNGDTAAVCDVKKITTNNTRVTLMGLSYFTQYRVWVRACHSEGSDCSDWSVLDVTTPADMSIYKIKNFKVKQRKINETKWSATKSDAISSNSTPRAAPQTGTTLLLSWDPPMVPMEHILAYIIEYQLEQTSKKKICVPEQKVRHAEYRFPLQKFGTYTLQIRLRSPSGDGPPTSLTVRVKKPDIYWAVPVAFLCGGLLGICIMEVALWMRWRRRSEAPQSPSHSQTYGELVLKAGLKRLEEGFVIHGDALQVKLDHKLGQGFFGKVYLGVLKLPAGEERQVAVKTLNEKATYQDMKHFLEEASVMQHIRSNFVVRLVGVANSYPPIYVVMEFMERGDLKSFLLREEGATLTNEKMVEMAVEAADGMAYLKANNWVHRDLAARNCMLGVVEDRIILKIGDFGLTRYVTTDYYKKKTCGMLPVRWMAPESLEYYRYSARSDVWSYGVLLWELATGGRQPYEGKQEEEVGDFILSGKRLGPPDRGPDFFYPLMLKCWNAVPEQRPTFKRIVQRLLPMTSKKYLEYFQRVSFFHNPGSSEHEGPDDIDEGFNASSSSQEETEAGHSGSYSSSLPPFHHLDQDSQVENEQLENQSSEDDTAVEDDLVCMTPEEPYERLCSGQLPCITSHVGRFPPSGDAPHKKLLFRTSCFAET, from the exons GTGACTGGCTACGTGATCATCTACCAGCTCTCGTACTTAAGAACGCTGCGCCACTTGCTCCCGCGCCTGGCTGTCATCAGGGGACGCGAACTCTTCCACGGATATTCCCTCGTAATATATGGTAACATCTTCTTGCAAGAA CCAAACCTTTGGAACTTGACCCACGTGCTGAGCGGCGCGGTGCGGGTGGAGAAAAATCTGTGCAGCGGGCCTCCTAACCGCTGGGATCTGCTCTCCCCTTCCCCGGCCCTCAACGTGGTGCAG GATTATGGATTGTGTATCTACCCGATGTGTGAGGAGCAGAGGGACTGTGCCAATGTCACCACCGCCCTCCACACCTATTGCACTACGCATGGCGGCTGCTACCAAG GTCCCCAGTGCCAcgaggagtgtgtgggaggaTGCCACGCCCTTCATGATCCTGACGCATGTGTAGCCTGCAGGAATTACCGGGACGGCCACACTTGCGTCCCTGAGTGTTCTAGGTCTGCTGCCAACAAAGTCCAC CACTTAGATTATCGATGCATTCGCGAGAACGAGTGTGCCAAGGAGCCgtggaaggtggagagagaggtggggccGCAGGGTACTGAACGGCTGGTCTGTGTTCGATGTAATG ACAATTGCTACGGGACGTGCCGCGGAACAAAGGTCACCACTGCAAATCTGGGGCGCCAACTGCGAAAGTGCCAGCAATTGAAAGGGAACCTGGAAATTATAGTGTCAGGCGGCG CGAACTTGATGCAGCAGCTGGAGGAGAACCTGGGCCAGCTGAAGGTCGTGACGGGCTACTTGAAGGTGTACGGCTGTGACACACTCTTCTCCTTGAATTTTCTAAGTAACCTGGAGAAAATTGGAGGGGAGGATTTGGTGCACGGCAG GTACGCCCTTTACGTGCTGGACAATGAGAAGTTGCGGGAATTATGGGACTGGGAGCACCGCAACCACAGCCTTGAGATCACCCGGGGAATGCTCTTCTTCCAATACAACCCAAGCCTATGCCGGGGGCTGATCAGGGAGCTGGCCATCCGGGCACAGGTGACACAGGCAGACCGCGTTCATGTGTCCCATGCAGAGGACTCAGCGCCTT GCTACACATCGGACCTGGAGGTGCGCTGCATCCCTCTGAAGCATGGGAGACTTGAAGTTTTCTGGAAGTACCACTATCACGGCCGCGATTATCGGTTTGTTATCGGCTATTACTTGTATTACCGGGAGGCGCCTGAGAAGGTCACACTTTATCAAGGCCGCGACGCCTGCAATGACAACAT GGTGTGGGAGAGGGTCTTTCGGGAGTACGAGCGAGACAAGGAATGCGTGGTGGGCGTGGACAACCTCAAGCCCTACACTCAGTACGCCGTGTACGTTGACGTCTATTACATTGACGCTGTGAAGAACGCCAGCCGCTCCAGCATCCAGTACATCACAACCCAAGTCGGTA AGCCGTCTCCAGTGCGTGAGCTGAAAGCCACGTCTCAGAAAGGCACCTCGGCTCAGTTCTTGTCCTGGCGTGAACCTGCTGTGCCCAATGGACCCCTGAAGGTGTACGAGGTGAAGTACGGGAGGCTGAAGCTTTCTCGTCCACACCTGCAACCCGAGGGTCGCGACGTGTGTGTGGACAGCAAAGATGAGCCGC AGAACAAGACGAGGCCCAGCGTGcatgaagggggagaggaaaacaaggtgACCCGCTGCTGTGCGTGTCCAGGCTCCGCTGCCAGCCTCTCAAAGGAGGATCGACGCTTTGATCACCAGTTTGACGTCCACTTCGAAACCTTTATGTGGCAAAGCCTGCTCTGCAAAAG CCTAAGCAAGCCTCCCGCCCAGCGCCTCAACTACTCCACTGCAGGCGAGGCCTTGAGGAATGTGAGCGACATCACCCCCATGGTTGCCAGCGCAGGGACAGCTTCCACAGCCGCCAAGGAGCAGAACATCCCCAGGCAGCGGAAACGAAGAAGCACTGTCCATCAGTCAGCAGAAACACAAGTCAG gacagacaaacacatgaGCGACAAACaacgaaaggaagaggagaaaaaaaataaatacaagaaggTGGAGCATGAGGAGTGTGAAATAAGCGCTGACACAAACGGCGACACAG CGGCGGTGTGTGACGTGAAGAAGATAACGACCAACAATACCCGCGTGACCCTGATGGGTCTGTCGTATTTCACACAGTACAGG GTGTGGGTGAGGGCATGTCACAGCGAGGGCAGCGACTGCAGTGACTGGTCTGTTCTGGATGTGACAACTCCTGCGgaca TGTCcatatataagataaaaaactTCAAggtgaaacaaaggaaaataaacgagaCGAAATGGTCGGCCACAAAATCAGATGCCATCTCCAGTAACTCCACGCCCAGAGCAGCGCCACAAACAGGCACCACGCTCCTCCTCAGTTGGGATCCCCCGATGGTCCCGATGGAACACATCCTGGCCTATATCATCGAATATCAGTTGGAACAGACATCTAAG aaaaaaatatgcgTCCCAGAGCAGAAGGTGCGTCACGCCGAGTACAGATTTCCGCTGCAGAAGTTTGGCACCTACACTTTGCAGATCAGACTTCGTTCTCCCAGCGGCGATGGACCCCCTACCAGCCTCACCGTTAGGGTCAAG AAACCCGATATTTATTGGGCTGTCCCTGTTGCCTTCTTGTGTGGCGGTTTGTTAGGTATCTGCATTATGGAGGTGGCCTTATGGATGAGGTGGCGGAGAAGAAGCGAAGCTCCACAGTCCCCCAGCCATAGCCAGACTTACGGAG AGCTCGTACTGAAGGCAGGACTAAAGCGTCTTGAGGAGGGTTTCGTCATTCACGGCGACGCCCTACAAGTAAAGCTGGACCACAAACTCGGTCAGGGGTTCTTTGGGAAAGTCTACCTCGGAGTGCTGAAGCTTCCTGCAGGGGAAGAACGACAGGTGGCAGTGAAGACTCTCAACGAGAAAGCCACGTACCAGGACATGAAACACTTCTTGGAGGAGGCCTCCGTCATGCA GCATATTAGATCGAACTTTGTGGTACGTCTGGTTGGCGTGGCTAACAGTTACCCGCCAATATATGTCGTCATGGAGTTTATGGAGCGTGGTGACCTCAAGTCCTTCCTCTTAAGAGAGGAAGGGGCGACGCTTACAAATGAA AAAATGGTGGAAATGGCGGTGGAGGCAGCAGACGGGATGGCTTACTTGAAGGCCAATAATTGGGTGCACCGAGATCTGGCGGCGCGCAATTGTATGCTGGGGGTGGTGGAAGACAGAATCATACTCAAGATCGGAGACTTCGGCCTCACCAGATACGTTACCACTGACTACTACAAGAAGA AGACATGTGGTATGCTGCCAGTCCGCTGGATGGCCCCTGAGTCACTGGAGTACTACCGCTATTCTGCCAGGTCTGATGTGTGGAGTTACGGGGTGTTGCTTTGGGAACTTGCCACCGGTGGCCGCCAGCCTTATGAG ggcaaacaggaggaggaggtgggggactTCATTCTCTCTGGTAAGCGGCTGGGACCTCCCGACAGAGGTCCAGATTTCTTTTACCCGCTCATGCTGAAGTGCTGGAACGCAGTACCCGAGCAGCGACCAACCTTCAAGCGAATAGTGCAACGTCTTCTTCCAATGACCTCCAAAAAGTATTTG GAGTATTTCCAGAGGGTGTCCTTCTTCCACAACCCCGGCTCCTCTGAGCATGAGGGCCCGGATGACATTGACGAAGGGTTCAATGCCAGCAGCTCAAGTCAAGAGGAAACTGAGGCTGGGCACTCGGGCTCATACTCATCTTCTTTGCCGCCTTTCCACCACCTTGACCAAGACAGCCAGGTTGAAAATGAGCAACTTGAGAATCAAAGCAGCGAAGACGATACTGCAGTCGAGGACGATCTG GTCTGCATGACGCCTGAGGAGCCATACGAGAGGCTGTGTTCTGGCCAGCTGCCTTGCATCACGAGTCACGTGGGGCGATTTCCACCAAGCGGTGATGCTCCACACAAGAAGCTTCTCTTCCGCACTTCTTGTTTCGCCGAGACATAG
- the LOC135101445 gene encoding insulin-like growth factor 1 receptor isoform X4: MVLISTRVTGYVIIYQLSYLRTLRHLLPRLAVIRGRELFHGYSLVIYGNIFLQEPNLWNLTHVLSGAVRVEKNLCSGPPNRWDLLSPSPALNVVQDYGLCIYPMCEEQRDCANVTTALHTYCTTHGGCYQGPQCHEECVGGCHALHDPDACVACRNYRDGHTCVPECSRSAANKVHHLDYRCIRENECAKEPWKVEREVGPQGTERLVCVRCNDNCYGTCRGTKVTTANLGRQLRKCQQLKGNLEIIVSGGANLMQQLEENLGQLKVVTGYLKVYGCDTLFSLNFLSNLEKIGGEDLVHGRYALYVLDNEKLRELWDWEHRNHSLEITRGMLFFQYNPSLCRGLIRELAIRAQVTQADRVHVSHAEDSAPCYTSDLEVRCIPLKHGRLEVFWKYHYHGRDYRFVIGYYLYYREAPEKVTLYQGRDACNDNMVWERVFREYERDKECVVGVDNLKPYTQYAVYVDVYYIDAVKNASRSSIQYITTQVGKPSPVRELKATSQKGTSAQFLSWREPAVPNGPLKVYEVKYGRLKLSRPHLQPEGRDVCVDSKDEPQNKTRPSVHEGGEENKVTRCCACPGSAASLSKEDRRFDHQFDVHFETFMWQSLLCKRDSDDNENKSMPASVSLSKPPAQRLNYSTAGEALRNVSDITPMVASAGTASTAAKEQNIPRQRKRRSTVHQSAETQVRTDKHMSDKQRKEEEKKNKYKKVEHEECEISADTNGDTAAVCDVKKITTNNTRVTLMGLSYFTQYRVWVRACHSEGSDCSDWSVLDVTTPADMSIYKIKNFKVKQRKINETKWSATKSDAISSNSTPRAAPQTGTTLLLSWDPPMVPMEHILAYIIEYQLEQTSKKKICVPEQKVRHAEYRFPLQKFGTYTLQIRLRSPSGDGPPTSLTVRVKKPDIYWAVPVAFLCGGLLGICIMEVALWMRWRRRSEAPQSPSHSQTYGELVLKAGLKRLEEGFVIHGDALQVKLDHKLGQGFFGKVYLGVLKLPAGEERQVAVKTLNEKATYQDMKHFLEEASVMQHIRSNFVVRLVGVANSYPPIYVVMEFMERGDLKSFLLREEGATLTNEKMVEMAVEAADGMAYLKANNWVHRDLAARNCMLGVVEDRIILKIGDFGLTRYVTTDYYKKKTCGMLPVRWMAPESLEYYRYSARSDVWSYGVLLWELATGGRQPYEGKQEEEVGDFILSGKRLGPPDRGPDFFYPLMLKCWNAVPEQRPTFKRIVQRLLPMTSKKYLEYFQRVSFFHNPGSSEHEGPDDIDEGFNASSSSQEETEAGHSGSYSSSLPPFHHLDQDSQVENEQLENQSSEDDTAVEDDLVCMTPEEPYERLCSGQLPCITSHVGRFPPSGDAPHKKLLFRTSCFAET; this comes from the exons GTGACTGGCTACGTGATCATCTACCAGCTCTCGTACTTAAGAACGCTGCGCCACTTGCTCCCGCGCCTGGCTGTCATCAGGGGACGCGAACTCTTCCACGGATATTCCCTCGTAATATATGGTAACATCTTCTTGCAAGAA CCAAACCTTTGGAACTTGACCCACGTGCTGAGCGGCGCGGTGCGGGTGGAGAAAAATCTGTGCAGCGGGCCTCCTAACCGCTGGGATCTGCTCTCCCCTTCCCCGGCCCTCAACGTGGTGCAG GATTATGGATTGTGTATCTACCCGATGTGTGAGGAGCAGAGGGACTGTGCCAATGTCACCACCGCCCTCCACACCTATTGCACTACGCATGGCGGCTGCTACCAAG GTCCCCAGTGCCAcgaggagtgtgtgggaggaTGCCACGCCCTTCATGATCCTGACGCATGTGTAGCCTGCAGGAATTACCGGGACGGCCACACTTGCGTCCCTGAGTGTTCTAGGTCTGCTGCCAACAAAGTCCAC CACTTAGATTATCGATGCATTCGCGAGAACGAGTGTGCCAAGGAGCCgtggaaggtggagagagaggtggggccGCAGGGTACTGAACGGCTGGTCTGTGTTCGATGTAATG ACAATTGCTACGGGACGTGCCGCGGAACAAAGGTCACCACTGCAAATCTGGGGCGCCAACTGCGAAAGTGCCAGCAATTGAAAGGGAACCTGGAAATTATAGTGTCAGGCGGCG CGAACTTGATGCAGCAGCTGGAGGAGAACCTGGGCCAGCTGAAGGTCGTGACGGGCTACTTGAAGGTGTACGGCTGTGACACACTCTTCTCCTTGAATTTTCTAAGTAACCTGGAGAAAATTGGAGGGGAGGATTTGGTGCACGGCAG GTACGCCCTTTACGTGCTGGACAATGAGAAGTTGCGGGAATTATGGGACTGGGAGCACCGCAACCACAGCCTTGAGATCACCCGGGGAATGCTCTTCTTCCAATACAACCCAAGCCTATGCCGGGGGCTGATCAGGGAGCTGGCCATCCGGGCACAGGTGACACAGGCAGACCGCGTTCATGTGTCCCATGCAGAGGACTCAGCGCCTT GCTACACATCGGACCTGGAGGTGCGCTGCATCCCTCTGAAGCATGGGAGACTTGAAGTTTTCTGGAAGTACCACTATCACGGCCGCGATTATCGGTTTGTTATCGGCTATTACTTGTATTACCGGGAGGCGCCTGAGAAGGTCACACTTTATCAAGGCCGCGACGCCTGCAATGACAACAT GGTGTGGGAGAGGGTCTTTCGGGAGTACGAGCGAGACAAGGAATGCGTGGTGGGCGTGGACAACCTCAAGCCCTACACTCAGTACGCCGTGTACGTTGACGTCTATTACATTGACGCTGTGAAGAACGCCAGCCGCTCCAGCATCCAGTACATCACAACCCAAGTCGGTA AGCCGTCTCCAGTGCGTGAGCTGAAAGCCACGTCTCAGAAAGGCACCTCGGCTCAGTTCTTGTCCTGGCGTGAACCTGCTGTGCCCAATGGACCCCTGAAGGTGTACGAGGTGAAGTACGGGAGGCTGAAGCTTTCTCGTCCACACCTGCAACCCGAGGGTCGCGACGTGTGTGTGGACAGCAAAGATGAGCCGC AGAACAAGACGAGGCCCAGCGTGcatgaagggggagaggaaaacaaggtgACCCGCTGCTGTGCGTGTCCAGGCTCCGCTGCCAGCCTCTCAAAGGAGGATCGACGCTTTGATCACCAGTTTGACGTCCACTTCGAAACCTTTATGTGGCAAAGCCTGCTCTGCAAAAG GGATAGTGAcgacaatgaaaataaatcaatgCCCGCCTCCGTCAGCCTAAGCAAGCCTCCCGCCCAGCGCCTCAACTACTCCACTGCAGGCGAGGCCTTGAGGAATGTGAGCGACATCACCCCCATGGTTGCCAGCGCAGGGACAGCTTCCACAGCCGCCAAGGAGCAGAACATCCCCAGGCAGCGGAAACGAAGAAGCACTGTCCATCAGTCAGCAGAAACACAAGTCAG gacagacaaacacatgaGCGACAAACaacgaaaggaagaggagaaaaaaaataaatacaagaaggTGGAGCATGAGGAGTGTGAAATAAGCGCTGACACAAACGGCGACACAG CGGCGGTGTGTGACGTGAAGAAGATAACGACCAACAATACCCGCGTGACCCTGATGGGTCTGTCGTATTTCACACAGTACAGG GTGTGGGTGAGGGCATGTCACAGCGAGGGCAGCGACTGCAGTGACTGGTCTGTTCTGGATGTGACAACTCCTGCGgaca TGTCcatatataagataaaaaactTCAAggtgaaacaaaggaaaataaacgagaCGAAATGGTCGGCCACAAAATCAGATGCCATCTCCAGTAACTCCACGCCCAGAGCAGCGCCACAAACAGGCACCACGCTCCTCCTCAGTTGGGATCCCCCGATGGTCCCGATGGAACACATCCTGGCCTATATCATCGAATATCAGTTGGAACAGACATCTAAG aaaaaaatatgcgTCCCAGAGCAGAAGGTGCGTCACGCCGAGTACAGATTTCCGCTGCAGAAGTTTGGCACCTACACTTTGCAGATCAGACTTCGTTCTCCCAGCGGCGATGGACCCCCTACCAGCCTCACCGTTAGGGTCAAG AAACCCGATATTTATTGGGCTGTCCCTGTTGCCTTCTTGTGTGGCGGTTTGTTAGGTATCTGCATTATGGAGGTGGCCTTATGGATGAGGTGGCGGAGAAGAAGCGAAGCTCCACAGTCCCCCAGCCATAGCCAGACTTACGGAG AGCTCGTACTGAAGGCAGGACTAAAGCGTCTTGAGGAGGGTTTCGTCATTCACGGCGACGCCCTACAAGTAAAGCTGGACCACAAACTCGGTCAGGGGTTCTTTGGGAAAGTCTACCTCGGAGTGCTGAAGCTTCCTGCAGGGGAAGAACGACAGGTGGCAGTGAAGACTCTCAACGAGAAAGCCACGTACCAGGACATGAAACACTTCTTGGAGGAGGCCTCCGTCATGCA GCATATTAGATCGAACTTTGTGGTACGTCTGGTTGGCGTGGCTAACAGTTACCCGCCAATATATGTCGTCATGGAGTTTATGGAGCGTGGTGACCTCAAGTCCTTCCTCTTAAGAGAGGAAGGGGCGACGCTTACAAATGAA AAAATGGTGGAAATGGCGGTGGAGGCAGCAGACGGGATGGCTTACTTGAAGGCCAATAATTGGGTGCACCGAGATCTGGCGGCGCGCAATTGTATGCTGGGGGTGGTGGAAGACAGAATCATACTCAAGATCGGAGACTTCGGCCTCACCAGATACGTTACCACTGACTACTACAAGAAGA AGACATGTGGTATGCTGCCAGTCCGCTGGATGGCCCCTGAGTCACTGGAGTACTACCGCTATTCTGCCAGGTCTGATGTGTGGAGTTACGGGGTGTTGCTTTGGGAACTTGCCACCGGTGGCCGCCAGCCTTATGAG ggcaaacaggaggaggaggtgggggactTCATTCTCTCTGGTAAGCGGCTGGGACCTCCCGACAGAGGTCCAGATTTCTTTTACCCGCTCATGCTGAAGTGCTGGAACGCAGTACCCGAGCAGCGACCAACCTTCAAGCGAATAGTGCAACGTCTTCTTCCAATGACCTCCAAAAAGTATTTG GAGTATTTCCAGAGGGTGTCCTTCTTCCACAACCCCGGCTCCTCTGAGCATGAGGGCCCGGATGACATTGACGAAGGGTTCAATGCCAGCAGCTCAAGTCAAGAGGAAACTGAGGCTGGGCACTCGGGCTCATACTCATCTTCTTTGCCGCCTTTCCACCACCTTGACCAAGACAGCCAGGTTGAAAATGAGCAACTTGAGAATCAAAGCAGCGAAGACGATACTGCAGTCGAGGACGATCTG GTCTGCATGACGCCTGAGGAGCCATACGAGAGGCTGTGTTCTGGCCAGCTGCCTTGCATCACGAGTCACGTGGGGCGATTTCCACCAAGCGGTGATGCTCCACACAAGAAGCTTCTCTTCCGCACTTCTTGTTTCGCCGAGACATAG